A window of the Arachis duranensis cultivar V14167 chromosome 5, aradu.V14167.gnm2.J7QH, whole genome shotgun sequence genome harbors these coding sequences:
- the LOC110281333 gene encoding pentatricopeptide repeat-containing protein At1g12300, mitochondrial-like isoform X1: MKHSTFRSSRSTAGTRSQRLVVYVLDQRTDSTPSNVTAKVGITKMLSSSTSRITFIFRYSLLQIPNFVSFPSSSSLHSHSTRQVDEAVHSFTRMLSMHRTPPIIQFNQILGSLSKTKHFHAAVSLFQQLEARGIAPDLFTLSIVINCCCGMSRMTLAFSVLAKIFRMDCQPNTVTLTTILKGLCLSGSVEKAVRFHDRVLAHGFHFDQVTYGTLINGLCKTGHTSAAIQVLRKIPRHGIVPNVFMYNSIIDSLCKVTLVNDAFHLYSEMLAKGISPNVITYNTLIYGLCLAGQLKEAVHLLNDMILINITPNVRTYSILIDGLCKEGKIKDAKNVLAVMTKHGVKPDVVTYNCLMDGYCLVNQVNKAKYVFNTMAKSRPFPNVRSYNIMINGFCKSKMIDDALNLFEEMRCKNLVPDTVTYNTLVDGLGKSRRILCALELLEKMHDRGQPANIVTYNSLLDALFNIKQHDKALMLFNINQMKESGIVPDIYTYTILIDGMCKSGRLKNAKEIFQDLSIKGYHPDVRTYTIMINGLCKEGLLHEALVFLSKMEDNGCLPNAVTYEIIIRALFEKGENDNAEKLLREMISKGLLKG, from the exons ATGAAGCACAGTACATTCCGTTCTTCCAGATCAACTGCAGGAACA AGATCGCAACGTCTAGTCGTCTACGTCTTGGACCAGAGAACAGACAGCACTCCCTCAAACGTAACAGCAAAAGTGGGAATCACTAAAATGTTGTCATCCTCAACCTCAAGGATCACTTTCATTTTTAGGTATTCTCTTCTCCAAATCCCTAATTTTGTTTCCTTCCCTTCCTCTTCATCCCTTCACTCTCATTCTACTCGCCAAGTTGATGAAGCTGTTCATTCCTTCACTCGCATGCTCTCTATGCATCGTACTCCTCCCATCATCCAATTTAACCAGATTTTGGGATCTCTTTCCAAGACGAAGCATTTCCACGCCGCCGTTTCCCTTTTTCAGCAATTGGAAGCCAGAGGAATCGCTCCCGACTTATTTACTTTGAGCATCGTAATTAATTGTTGTTGCGGCATGAGTCGTATGACGCTTGCTTTCTCTGTATTGGCCAAGATTTTCAGAATGGATTGTCAACCTAATACGGTAACATTGACAACAATCCTGAAAGGTCTCTGTCTCTCTGGTAGTGTTGAAAAGGCAGTGCGCTTTCATGACAGAGTGCTGGCTCATGGATTTCACTTCGACCAAGTCACTTATGGGACCTTGATCAATGGCCTCTGTAAGACCGGACACACATCAGCTGCTATTCAAGTGCTGAGAAAGATCCCACGGCATGGGATTGTTCCTAATGTCTTCATGTACAACTCAATTATTGATAGCCTTTGCAAGGTTACACTTGTAAATGATGCTTTTCATTTATACTCTGAAATGCTTGCTAAGGGAATTTCTCCCAATGTTATCACGTACAACACTCTAATTTATGGATTGTGCCTTGCTGGTCAACTCAAGGAAGCCGTTCATTTGCTAAATGATATGATTCTCATAAACATTACTCCAAATGTTCGTACATATAGTATTTTGATTGATGGGCTATGCAAGGAAGGAAAGATCAAAGATGCTAAGAATGTGTTGGCTGTGATGACAAAACATGGTGTGAAACCAGATGTGGTTACTTATAACTGCTTAATGGACGGGTATTGTTTGGTTAATCAGGTAAATAAGGCAAAATATGTATTCAACACAATGGCCAAGAGTAGACCATTTCCTAATGTTCGGAGTTACAATATCATGATTAATGGCTTTTGTAAGAGTAAAATGATCGATGATGCCTTGAATCTCTTCGAAGAGATGCGTTGCAAGAACTTGGTTCCTGACACGGTAACTTACAATACACTAGTTGATGGCTTGGGAAAATCAAGGAGAATCCTTTGTGCCTTGGAGCTTCTCGAAAAGATGCATGATCGAGGTCAACCTGCTAATATAGTCACTTACAATTCTTTGCTGGATGCTTTGTTCAATATCAAACAACATGACAAGGCACTTATGTTATTCAATATCAATCAAATGAAAGAGAGTGGCATTGTTCCAGACATATATACATACACCATACTTATAGATGGCATGTGCAAAAGTGGAAGACTTAAAAATGCAAAAGAGATTTTTCAAGATCTTTCCATTAAAGGCTATCATCCAGACGTGAGGACATACACTATTATGATCAATGGGCTTTGCAAGGAGGGCCTACTTCATGAAGCATTGGTTTTCTTGTCAAAAATGGAAGACAATGGTTGCTTACCAAATGCTGTAACTTATGAAATAATCATTCGTGCTCTGTTTGAAAAAGGTGAAAATGATAATGCGGAGAAACTTCTTCGTGAAATGATATCTAAAGGCCTGTTGAAAGGATAA
- the LOC110281333 gene encoding pentatricopeptide repeat-containing protein At1g12300, mitochondrial-like isoform X2, with product MLSSSTSRITFIFRYSLLQIPNFVSFPSSSSLHSHSTRQVDEAVHSFTRMLSMHRTPPIIQFNQILGSLSKTKHFHAAVSLFQQLEARGIAPDLFTLSIVINCCCGMSRMTLAFSVLAKIFRMDCQPNTVTLTTILKGLCLSGSVEKAVRFHDRVLAHGFHFDQVTYGTLINGLCKTGHTSAAIQVLRKIPRHGIVPNVFMYNSIIDSLCKVTLVNDAFHLYSEMLAKGISPNVITYNTLIYGLCLAGQLKEAVHLLNDMILINITPNVRTYSILIDGLCKEGKIKDAKNVLAVMTKHGVKPDVVTYNCLMDGYCLVNQVNKAKYVFNTMAKSRPFPNVRSYNIMINGFCKSKMIDDALNLFEEMRCKNLVPDTVTYNTLVDGLGKSRRILCALELLEKMHDRGQPANIVTYNSLLDALFNIKQHDKALMLFNINQMKESGIVPDIYTYTILIDGMCKSGRLKNAKEIFQDLSIKGYHPDVRTYTIMINGLCKEGLLHEALVFLSKMEDNGCLPNAVTYEIIIRALFEKGENDNAEKLLREMISKGLLKG from the coding sequence ATGTTGTCATCCTCAACCTCAAGGATCACTTTCATTTTTAGGTATTCTCTTCTCCAAATCCCTAATTTTGTTTCCTTCCCTTCCTCTTCATCCCTTCACTCTCATTCTACTCGCCAAGTTGATGAAGCTGTTCATTCCTTCACTCGCATGCTCTCTATGCATCGTACTCCTCCCATCATCCAATTTAACCAGATTTTGGGATCTCTTTCCAAGACGAAGCATTTCCACGCCGCCGTTTCCCTTTTTCAGCAATTGGAAGCCAGAGGAATCGCTCCCGACTTATTTACTTTGAGCATCGTAATTAATTGTTGTTGCGGCATGAGTCGTATGACGCTTGCTTTCTCTGTATTGGCCAAGATTTTCAGAATGGATTGTCAACCTAATACGGTAACATTGACAACAATCCTGAAAGGTCTCTGTCTCTCTGGTAGTGTTGAAAAGGCAGTGCGCTTTCATGACAGAGTGCTGGCTCATGGATTTCACTTCGACCAAGTCACTTATGGGACCTTGATCAATGGCCTCTGTAAGACCGGACACACATCAGCTGCTATTCAAGTGCTGAGAAAGATCCCACGGCATGGGATTGTTCCTAATGTCTTCATGTACAACTCAATTATTGATAGCCTTTGCAAGGTTACACTTGTAAATGATGCTTTTCATTTATACTCTGAAATGCTTGCTAAGGGAATTTCTCCCAATGTTATCACGTACAACACTCTAATTTATGGATTGTGCCTTGCTGGTCAACTCAAGGAAGCCGTTCATTTGCTAAATGATATGATTCTCATAAACATTACTCCAAATGTTCGTACATATAGTATTTTGATTGATGGGCTATGCAAGGAAGGAAAGATCAAAGATGCTAAGAATGTGTTGGCTGTGATGACAAAACATGGTGTGAAACCAGATGTGGTTACTTATAACTGCTTAATGGACGGGTATTGTTTGGTTAATCAGGTAAATAAGGCAAAATATGTATTCAACACAATGGCCAAGAGTAGACCATTTCCTAATGTTCGGAGTTACAATATCATGATTAATGGCTTTTGTAAGAGTAAAATGATCGATGATGCCTTGAATCTCTTCGAAGAGATGCGTTGCAAGAACTTGGTTCCTGACACGGTAACTTACAATACACTAGTTGATGGCTTGGGAAAATCAAGGAGAATCCTTTGTGCCTTGGAGCTTCTCGAAAAGATGCATGATCGAGGTCAACCTGCTAATATAGTCACTTACAATTCTTTGCTGGATGCTTTGTTCAATATCAAACAACATGACAAGGCACTTATGTTATTCAATATCAATCAAATGAAAGAGAGTGGCATTGTTCCAGACATATATACATACACCATACTTATAGATGGCATGTGCAAAAGTGGAAGACTTAAAAATGCAAAAGAGATTTTTCAAGATCTTTCCATTAAAGGCTATCATCCAGACGTGAGGACATACACTATTATGATCAATGGGCTTTGCAAGGAGGGCCTACTTCATGAAGCATTGGTTTTCTTGTCAAAAATGGAAGACAATGGTTGCTTACCAAATGCTGTAACTTATGAAATAATCATTCGTGCTCTGTTTGAAAAAGGTGAAAATGATAATGCGGAGAAACTTCTTCGTGAAATGATATCTAAAGGCCTGTTGAAAGGATAA
- the LOC107490545 gene encoding NDR1/HIN1-like protein 10, translating into MCLRSFRCSFCCIFVTLYTLFLCFILSIFLFWIIISPSSVKFQITNASLTQFNLTNNTTTLNYKFKVNITARNPNNNVVVYYRRITAYAWYKDRNFAAVNLAPFDQGHKNTTLLQEAVFEGQSSIRLGPKQIAEYNMERSVGIFNDLAVDLDVRIRAKFGRFESSRFNPPVVQCRRLRVPLISNGKPPAATFSVTRCRSSNFFQDRDAEAG; encoded by the coding sequence ATGTGTTTGAGATCATTCAGGTGCAGTTTTTGCTGCATCTTCGTCACACTCTACACCTTATTCCTGTGCTTCATTCTATCCATATTCCTATTTTGGATAATCATATCTCCATCAAGTGTCAAATTCCAAATAACCAATGCTTCCCTCACTCAATTCAATCTCACCAACAACACCACCACATTGAACTACAAATTCAAAGTCAACATCACAGCAAGAAACCCTAACAACAACGTGGTGGTGTACTATAGGAGGATCACCGCATACGCGTGGTACAAAGACAGGAATTTCGCTGCCGTCAACTTGGCGCCATTTGATCAAGGTCACAAGAACACGACCCTCCTTCAAGAAGCCGTGTTCGAAGGACAAAGCTCGATTCGACTCGGGCCAAAGCAAATTGCTGAGTACAACATGGAGAGGAGTGTGGGCATTTTCAATGACTTGGCCGTCGATTTGGATGTTAGAATAAGGGCTAAGTTTGGAAGGTTCGAGAGCAGCCGATTCAATCCGCCGGTTGTTCAGTGTCGCCGGCTCAGGGTTCCTTTGATTTCGAATGGTAAACCGCCGGCGGCAACTTTTAGTGTTACAAGGTGCAGAAGTAGTAATTTCTTTCAAGATCGTGATGCCGAAGCCGGATAA
- the LOC107490544 gene encoding uncharacterized protein LOC107490544 isoform X2 yields the protein MGKKAARASEYENVRNARMLENQARLESLGLLKTVSELRKHHNSPKPKPKKPNQKKLFALTPLRRSQRLNRTNTLPPSPKQEKEETEIDREEKEEEGEEFRPANAPFVKISIEQLQILEEASPRRCNRNGRGSIYNPTLGICCHFCRQKTLCSEEDCQRCGNFDVDEPCLGKTDCSVCHSSHGVFCRACLKVRYGEEMEEVRKNKDWMCPHCVEEKGINPFWVCNSSICLRKRKIAPTGLAIYRAREMGYKSVAHLLMEELKSGKHKI from the exons ATGGGGAAGAAGGCAGCAAGAGCAAGCGAGTACGAGAATGTTCGAAACGCTCGCATGTTAGAGAACCAAGCTCGCCTGGAGTCTCTTGGGCTTCTCAAAACCGTTTCAGAGCTCAGAAAGCATCACAACTCTCCAAAACCGAAACCAAAGAAACCCAACCAAAAGAAGCTCTTCGCTCTCACACCATTGCGCCGCTCTCAAAGACTCAATCGCACTAACACCCTCCCACCCTCCCCGAAACAAG AGAAGGAGGAAACTGAAATCGAtcgggaagagaaagaagaggaggGGGAGGAGTTTAGGCCTGCGAATGCACCTTTTGTTAAAATAAGTATTGAACAGCTTCAGATTCTAGAAGAAGCTTCTCCGAGGCGCTGCAATCGGAACGGCAGAGGCAGTATCTACAATCCCACTTTGGGGATATGCTGCCATTTCTGCAG GCAAAAGACACTCTGCAGTGAAGAAGATTGCCAAAGATGTGGCAATTTTGATGTGGATGAGCCATGTCTAG GGAAGACTGATTGTTCTGTCTGTCACTCTAGCCATGGTGTTTTCTGCAGAGCATGTCTCAAGGTTCGATATGGTGAAG AAATGGAGGAAGTGAGAAAGAACAAGGATTGGATGTGCCCACATTgcgtagaagaaaaaggaataaaCCCTTTCTGGGTATGCAACAG CTCAATTTGCCTGAGGAAACGGAAGATAGCTCCAACCGGTTTAGCAATATATAGAG CTCGGGAAATGGGATACAAATCAGTGGCACATCTACTAATGGAAGAACTAAAAAGTGGAAAGCACAAAATATAA
- the LOC107490544 gene encoding uncharacterized protein LOC107490544 isoform X1: MGKKAARASEYENVRNARMLENQARLESLGLLKTVSELRKHHNSPKPKPKKPNQKKLFALTPLRRSQRLNRTNTLPPSPKQVVTEKEETEIDREEKEEEGEEFRPANAPFVKISIEQLQILEEASPRRCNRNGRGSIYNPTLGICCHFCRQKTLCSEEDCQRCGNFDVDEPCLGKTDCSVCHSSHGVFCRACLKVRYGEEMEEVRKNKDWMCPHCVEEKGINPFWVCNSSICLRKRKIAPTGLAIYRAREMGYKSVAHLLMEELKSGKHKI, from the exons ATGGGGAAGAAGGCAGCAAGAGCAAGCGAGTACGAGAATGTTCGAAACGCTCGCATGTTAGAGAACCAAGCTCGCCTGGAGTCTCTTGGGCTTCTCAAAACCGTTTCAGAGCTCAGAAAGCATCACAACTCTCCAAAACCGAAACCAAAGAAACCCAACCAAAAGAAGCTCTTCGCTCTCACACCATTGCGCCGCTCTCAAAGACTCAATCGCACTAACACCCTCCCACCCTCCCCGAAACAAG TTGTGACAGAGAAGGAGGAAACTGAAATCGAtcgggaagagaaagaagaggaggGGGAGGAGTTTAGGCCTGCGAATGCACCTTTTGTTAAAATAAGTATTGAACAGCTTCAGATTCTAGAAGAAGCTTCTCCGAGGCGCTGCAATCGGAACGGCAGAGGCAGTATCTACAATCCCACTTTGGGGATATGCTGCCATTTCTGCAG GCAAAAGACACTCTGCAGTGAAGAAGATTGCCAAAGATGTGGCAATTTTGATGTGGATGAGCCATGTCTAG GGAAGACTGATTGTTCTGTCTGTCACTCTAGCCATGGTGTTTTCTGCAGAGCATGTCTCAAGGTTCGATATGGTGAAG AAATGGAGGAAGTGAGAAAGAACAAGGATTGGATGTGCCCACATTgcgtagaagaaaaaggaataaaCCCTTTCTGGGTATGCAACAG CTCAATTTGCCTGAGGAAACGGAAGATAGCTCCAACCGGTTTAGCAATATATAGAG CTCGGGAAATGGGATACAAATCAGTGGCACATCTACTAATGGAAGAACTAAAAAGTGGAAAGCACAAAATATAA